In Ruminococcaceae bacterium BL-6, a genomic segment contains:
- a CDS encoding Ribonucleotide reductase of class III (anaerobic), large subunit: MAVTAKSKREAGQRTVSSIKKRNGVVVAFDAGKIRNAIFRANIRIADEKISEKALDSLTRQVVSCFHGPDVPTVEQVQDAVEEKLIAADYAKTAKAYILYRAEHAKMRAMDQNLMKIYEDLTFKPSEEADIKRENANIDADTAMGTMLKYGSEGAKCFYSTYVLPPEIAEAHRHGDIHIHDMDFYALTETCCQIDLIKLFDGGFSTGHGFLREPNDIRSYAALACIAIQANQNEMHGGQSVPNFEYAMAKGVAKTFRKAYYKSLAQYLQIKENLSPSDAAALVETVKKESSVPVAMGSMDAFCAELSAWLPEHQRRNLFREINEADTIAAHEYAKRTATAETGDATYQAMEALIHNLNTMNSRAGAQVPFSSVNYGTDTSPEGRMVMKNMLLATDRGLGEGETAIFPIQIFKVKEGVNYNEGDPNYDLFQLACRVSAKRLFPNFSFIDAPYNLQYYRPGHPETEIAYMGCRTRVIGNVYDPSRQIVNGRGNLSFTSINLPRIGILAEKDIHQFYKLLDERIDLVIKQLLHRFKIQCSKKVYNYPFLMGQGVWIDSDKLGCDDSVADILKHGSLSIGFIGLAETLVALTGKHHGESAESQKLGLEIIGHMRRRMDEESEKTGLNWGLLATPAEGLSGRFVKIDAKRFGRIPGITDREYYTNSFHVPVYYPISAYRKIQLEAPYHALTNAGHISYVELDGDTCKNPEAFESVIRCMKEAGVGYGSVNHPVDRDPVCGYNGIIDNECPKCHRTEDGGEVKFERIRRITGYLVGTTDRWNDAKRAEERDRVKHACSGRAGCSLSE; the protein is encoded by the coding sequence ATGGCAGTCACTGCGAAATCAAAAAGGGAAGCCGGGCAGAGGACCGTTTCCTCCATCAAAAAGCGCAACGGCGTAGTCGTCGCCTTTGATGCCGGCAAAATCCGCAACGCGATTTTCAGGGCGAATATCCGCATCGCGGATGAGAAAATAAGCGAAAAAGCGCTGGACAGCCTGACCCGGCAGGTCGTTTCCTGCTTTCACGGCCCCGATGTTCCGACGGTGGAGCAGGTCCAGGATGCCGTGGAGGAAAAGCTGATCGCGGCCGACTATGCGAAGACGGCGAAAGCCTATATCCTGTACCGCGCGGAGCACGCCAAAATGCGCGCCATGGATCAGAACCTGATGAAGATCTACGAGGACCTGACCTTCAAGCCCTCGGAAGAAGCCGACATCAAGCGGGAAAACGCCAATATCGACGCGGACACCGCGATGGGCACCATGCTGAAATACGGCTCCGAGGGGGCGAAGTGCTTTTACTCCACCTATGTCCTGCCGCCCGAAATCGCGGAAGCGCACCGCCACGGCGACATCCACATCCACGACATGGATTTTTACGCGCTGACCGAAACCTGCTGCCAGATCGACCTGATCAAGCTGTTCGACGGCGGATTTTCCACCGGGCACGGCTTTCTGCGCGAGCCGAACGACATCCGCAGCTACGCGGCGCTTGCCTGCATCGCGATTCAGGCGAACCAGAACGAGATGCACGGCGGGCAGAGCGTGCCGAACTTTGAATACGCCATGGCGAAGGGCGTCGCGAAGACGTTCCGCAAGGCGTACTACAAGTCGCTCGCACAGTACCTTCAGATCAAAGAGAACCTGTCCCCGTCGGATGCCGCCGCGCTTGTGGAGACGGTCAAAAAAGAAAGTTCCGTCCCTGTGGCCATGGGCAGCATGGATGCCTTCTGCGCGGAGCTTTCCGCATGGCTGCCCGAGCATCAGCGCCGCAACCTGTTCCGGGAGATCAATGAAGCGGATACCATAGCGGCGCATGAATACGCCAAACGCACCGCGACGGCGGAGACCGGGGACGCGACCTATCAGGCCATGGAGGCGCTGATCCACAACCTGAACACGATGAACTCCCGCGCGGGCGCGCAGGTTCCGTTCTCCTCCGTGAACTACGGCACCGACACGTCCCCCGAGGGACGCATGGTGATGAAAAACATGCTGCTCGCGACGGACCGCGGCCTGGGCGAAGGGGAGACCGCCATTTTCCCGATTCAGATCTTTAAAGTCAAAGAGGGCGTCAACTACAACGAAGGAGACCCCAACTACGACCTGTTCCAGCTCGCCTGCCGCGTTTCGGCCAAGCGGCTTTTCCCGAACTTCAGCTTTATCGACGCGCCCTACAACCTTCAGTATTACAGGCCGGGCCATCCTGAGACGGAAATCGCCTATATGGGCTGCCGCACCCGCGTGATCGGGAACGTGTACGACCCGTCCCGCCAGATCGTGAACGGCCGCGGCAACCTGAGCTTCACGTCGATCAACCTGCCCCGCATCGGCATTCTGGCGGAAAAGGACATCCATCAATTCTACAAGCTTCTGGATGAGCGCATCGACCTTGTCATCAAACAGCTGCTGCACCGCTTCAAGATCCAGTGCAGCAAAAAGGTCTACAACTATCCTTTCCTGATGGGGCAGGGCGTGTGGATCGACTCGGACAAGCTCGGCTGCGACGACAGCGTCGCGGATATCTTAAAGCACGGCTCGCTTTCCATCGGCTTTATCGGCCTTGCGGAAACGCTGGTGGCCCTGACCGGCAAGCATCACGGCGAAAGCGCCGAAAGCCAGAAGCTCGGCCTTGAGATCATCGGCCACATGCGCCGCCGCATGGATGAGGAATCCGAAAAGACCGGCCTGAACTGGGGCCTTCTCGCGACCCCGGCGGAGGGGCTTTCCGGCCGCTTCGTCAAGATCGACGCCAAGCGCTTCGGCAGGATTCCGGGCATCACCGACCGCGAATACTACACGAACAGCTTCCACGTGCCGGTGTATTACCCCATCTCCGCCTACCGGAAGATCCAGCTGGAAGCGCCTTATCACGCGCTGACCAACGCCGGGCATATCAGCTATGTGGAACTGGACGGCGACACCTGCAAAAATCCCGAGGCGTTCGAATCCGTCATCCGCTGCATGAAAGAGGCCGGGGTCGGCTACGGCTCGGTCAACCACCCGGTGGACCGCGACCCCGTGTGCGGCTACAACGGCATCATCGACAACGAATGCCCCAAATGCCACCGTACGGAAGACGGCGGCGAAGTGAAATTCGAGCGCATCCGCCGCATCACCGGCTACCTGGTGGGCACGACCGACCGCTGGAACGACGCCAAGCGCGCCGAGGAGCGCGACCGTGTCAAGCACGCCTGCTCCGGCCGCGCGGGCTGCTCCCTTTCGGAATAA
- a CDS encoding Transcriptional regulator, HxlR family protein encodes MKKEKEKKKKKLRRIPETSPDKSDRAKTPDPLFLFNKLLGGKWKMRILWVLRDETGKRYGQIKTSVEGITDMMLSQSLRQLCDDGLVARRQFQEIPPRVEYQITQRALGVLPALELLARWAADTAEF; translated from the coding sequence GTGAAAAAGGAAAAAGAGAAAAAGAAAAAGAAGCTTCGCCGCATTCCCGAAACATCGCCGGACAAATCCGATCGGGCGAAGACGCCGGACCCGCTTTTCCTTTTCAACAAACTGCTCGGGGGAAAGTGGAAAATGCGCATCCTCTGGGTGCTGCGCGACGAAACCGGAAAGCGCTACGGCCAGATTAAAACCAGCGTCGAGGGAATCACCGACATGATGCTGAGCCAAAGCCTGCGTCAGCTTTGCGACGACGGCCTTGTCGCCCGCCGGCAGTTCCAGGAAATTCCCCCGCGCGTGGAATATCAGATCACTCAGCGCGCCCTCGGCGTGCTCCCCGCTCTGGAACTGCTTGCGCGGTGGGCTGCGGATACCGCTGAATTTTAA
- a CDS encoding GNAT family N-acetyltransferase translates to MNGYWLRLEKGLDNLPDAKLLRQAVFVEEQGFHDEFDETDPVAYHLVIYRNETPAATGRVFEKEPDHFIIGRVAVAKQLRGEGYGRLVMNTLENQARVMGAGSVSLSAQLQARGFYEALGYQAYGEVYLEQGCPHISMRKAL, encoded by the coding sequence ATGAACGGATATTGGCTGAGACTGGAAAAAGGCCTGGACAACCTGCCTGACGCGAAGCTTCTTCGCCAGGCCGTCTTTGTGGAGGAACAGGGTTTTCACGACGAATTCGACGAGACGGACCCCGTCGCGTACCATCTTGTGATCTATCGGAACGAAACGCCCGCCGCCACCGGCCGGGTGTTCGAAAAGGAACCGGATCACTTCATCATCGGCCGCGTGGCCGTCGCAAAGCAGCTGCGCGGAGAAGGATACGGGCGGCTGGTCATGAATACCCTGGAAAACCAGGCGCGGGTGATGGGCGCCGGCTCGGTTTCCCTCTCCGCCCAGCTTCAGGCGCGCGGCTTCTACGAGGCCCTGGGTTACCAGGCTTACGGCGAAGTTTACCTGGAACAGGGCTGTCCTCATATTTCCATGCGGAAGGCCCTTTGA
- a CDS encoding protein of unknown function (Evidence 5 : Unknown function): MNRSQLKKSLRSAVLQTTPDILPRLLPDYPAENLRKICPPAAPAGRYRARFACVMAAVCLLFLGVFYLVQPKVDSLVSIDVNPSIELTVDQRDRVIDSIASNQDAADILKNLSLKNKDLKEATDQIISEMIRAGYLNAGSTDNTILISVANSNVQKTEQLQDKITDTIQSVLKENKAGAKVLRQTDTLSEDLQNFARENGVSVGKADFVRKLIQKDRSLDAKALCKMSIKELTALAAQKKLDLSGVVVEEDGTAVNASSQHEKGTSQSGPSGSSAASSVTPPDPPSGEKPEGEEEESGGSQGRKGSKPSKPKPGSRGGESSSEVESSEPAQSDPEDVYPPDVPPDLDDDPDEPPPVSFADPEASGGESGKTPASSDSQAASSSRTSSSASGGSASSRASK; the protein is encoded by the coding sequence GCCGGATTATCCGGCGGAAAACCTCCGCAAAATCTGCCCGCCGGCCGCACCGGCCGGAAGATACCGGGCCCGGTTCGCATGCGTCATGGCAGCCGTATGCCTGCTGTTCCTGGGGGTATTCTATCTGGTGCAGCCCAAGGTGGATTCTCTGGTCAGCATCGATGTCAATCCGAGCATCGAGCTGACAGTAGACCAAAGAGACCGCGTGATCGACAGCATCGCTTCGAATCAGGACGCGGCTGATATATTGAAAAACCTGAGCCTGAAGAACAAGGACCTGAAGGAAGCGACGGATCAGATCATCAGCGAGATGATCCGCGCCGGCTACCTGAACGCGGGCAGCACCGACAACACGATCCTGATTTCCGTCGCGAACAGCAACGTCCAGAAAACGGAGCAGCTTCAGGACAAAATCACCGACACCATCCAGAGCGTTCTGAAGGAAAACAAAGCCGGCGCGAAGGTGCTGCGGCAGACGGATACTTTGTCCGAGGATCTTCAGAATTTCGCGCGGGAAAACGGCGTTTCGGTGGGCAAGGCGGATTTCGTCCGCAAGCTGATCCAGAAGGACCGTTCGCTGGACGCGAAAGCCCTGTGCAAAATGTCCATAAAGGAGCTTACCGCGCTCGCCGCCCAGAAAAAGCTGGATCTCAGCGGCGTGGTGGTAGAGGAAGACGGAACGGCCGTGAACGCCTCGTCCCAGCATGAAAAAGGGACCAGCCAGAGCGGGCCGTCCGGCTCCTCCGCAGCGTCGTCCGTCACGCCGCCGGACCCGCCTTCCGGAGAAAAACCGGAGGGAGAAGAAGAGGAAAGCGGCGGCTCCCAGGGCCGGAAGGGGAGCAAGCCCTCCAAGCCGAAGCCGGGTTCGCGCGGCGGGGAAAGCAGCTCGGAAGTGGAAAGCAGCGAACCCGCGCAGAGCGACCCCGAAGACGTCTACCCGCCCGATGTTCCGCCCGACCTGGATGACGACCCGGATGAGCCGCCGCCCGTTTCCTTCGCCGACCCGGAAGCAAGCGGCGGGGAAAGCGGCAAAACACCCGCTTCTTCCGACTCGCAGGCAGCGTCTTCTTCCCGGACGTCATCCTCCGCCTCCGGCGGTTCCGCGTCTTCGAGGGCCTCCAAATAA